AGGAGAAGGAGATCGACGCGATCCTCGCTTCGCAAGTGGTGACGCAAAAGGGCAGCGATATCAAGAACTTCACCGCGCTCGTCGAATTGCTCGAAGCCGAAAGCCTCCGCGATCGCATCGTACTATGCTGCGGCGGCCCGCGCGTCACCAACCTCATGGCCACCGAACTCGGCTACGACGCCGGCTTCGGCCGCGGCACCCTCCCCAGCGAAGTAGCCGCCTTCATAGCCACCGAACTAATCCACGCCCATGCTTCAACAAGCTCAGCATGACAAGCTCTCGTGCTTCGACAAGCTCAGCATGACAAAGAGCGCGCTTGTCATCCTGAGCCTGTCGAAGGACAGCGCGTCACGCCCTCATGCTTCGACAAGCTCGGCATGACAAGCATGACAAACGCATGAGTGCGGTGCCGGCGGTGGTTGTGCGGGCGGCGCGGATTGCGGCGCGCGATCATCAAGGGGTGGTTGGGTACCGGATCCATCGCGCGAATAGCTTGCATGCGGGGCTCTATCATCGCACCGACGATGTGGAACTCGCGGTCGTTTTCGAGAACGATCGCTTGGTGAAGGTGCGCGTGCTGCGCGACGCGACCGACGGCAAGCCCGCGAGCGATGCCGCCAAGGCGCAGCTCGCCGCAACGCTCGAACAAGGCGCTCCCGGTCAAGGCTTCGCTGTCCCGTTCGATGCGCGCAACTTCGCGGACTACCGCTTCGCGGTCGCCGACGCGAGCACCGTTCGCTTCGTCAGTATCGAGCGCGACGCGCGCCATGGCGACGGCACGTTCTCGGTCGATCCCTCCGGTGCCGTCGTCACCCTCAGCTACACGCCCGACGTGTTGCCGAAGTACGCCACCTCGGCGCTGATCGTGGACCAGCGCGCTCAGGTCTTGCCGAACTTCTGGGCCACCGCGCACGAAACGCAGCGCTACGACGGCCGGTACGGGCCCTTTCGGGGCAGCGCCGTCGTGAGTACCGACGAGGGCGGATTTCAGCGTTTCCCCAATACGGCGGCCGCACTCGCGGCCTTGGACGCGGGCCGAATCTAAGAGTAGATGGCGGCGGGTCTGTCGTACACCAAGCCAATGCTCTCCGATCTCCTGGGCTGGTTTACCGGCAAGGACGTCAATCGCCGGAAGTATTCGCGAAAGCGCAAGCCATATCGCGCGACGTTTTCCATTGACGGCGGGGTGACGCAAAAACCGGCGATCGGGCTGGATATCAGCGGCGGCGGGCTCTGCGTGCTCACGCAAGAGTCGGTCGGCCGCGACGAGTTTGAAGTGCGGGCCACGCTCGATAACCGGCTCGTGCGCGTGCGCGCCAAATCGGTGTGGCAAGATACGGTGTCGCACCAGGGTAAATCGGTGTGGCGCTACGGCATGCGCTTTACGGGCGTTTCCGCCGACGATTGGGATGCGATCGTCCGCTACGCCAACGATGAGGCCGTTGAAGATTCGAATAAGGCGCAGGAAGAACTCACGACCGTCCGCATGACGCCCGACGACGCGAATCGCTTGCTGCCGACGAAGCTGCAGCAGCGTTTGCTGCAAATGCTCGTCGATCGCCGCCGGCTCGCGCCGCTCAAAGAGAGCGTCACGCCGCTGGTGCAATATTTTTACTCCGGCGTCGTTCGCCAAGAAGGCAAGATGATGCATCGCCTCACGATTCAATCGAAGGTCGTCGGCGGCGAAGGAGGCGAACTGTTCGAGACGCGTTTCGTCTTCGACGATCGCGGCGACACGATTTTAATCCTCAACTAGTCTTCCAAAGGAACACCGTGGGCAAAACCGCACTCATCACCGGCGTTACCGGTCAAGACGGCTCGTATCTTGCCGAGCTGCTGCTCGAACAGGGCTACCGCGTCGTCGGCATGACGCGCCGTACGTCGACCGACGTGCACGAGCGCATCGCGCATATCGTGGACGATATCGAGTTCGTCTCGGGCGATCTGCTCGACCAAAGCTCGATCACCGCCATCGTCGCGAAGATCAAACCCGACGAGGTCTATAATCTCGCGGCACAATCGTTCGTGCCCACGTCGTGGAATCAGCCGGTGCTCACGGGCGAATTCACCGCACTCGGCGCGACCCGCGTGCTCGAAGCGATTCGCTCGGTCGATACGAAGATTCGCTTCTATCAAGCATCGAGCTCCGAGATGTTCGGCAAAGTGCAAGCGGTTCCGCAGAACGAAGACACGCCGTTTTATCCGCGCAGCCCCTACGGCGTGGCGAAAGTCTACGGTCATTGGATCACGATCAACTATCGCGAATCCTACGATATGTTTGCGGTCAGCGGCATCCTCTTTAACCACGAAAGCCCGCGCCGCGGCAAAGAGTTCGTTACGCGCAAGATCTCCGATGCGGTCGCGCGTATCAAGCTCGGGCTCGCGAACGAATTGCGGCTGGGCAATCTCGATGCGCAGCGCGACTGGGGCTTTGCGGGCGATTACGTTCGCGCGATGTGGCTGATGCTGCAGCAGGACGCGCCCGACGACTACGTGGTCGCAACCGGCCGCACGCACACGGTGCGCGAGTTTTGCCGAATCGCGTTCGAAGCGGCGGAGTTGGGATCGTACGAAAAGTACGTGAAGGTGGATCAGAGGTTCATCCGTCCCGCCGAGGTGGAATTGCTTATCGGCGATCCGGCTAAGGCCAAGCGCCAACTCGGCTGGGCGCCGGAGGTGTCGTTTGAGGCGCTCGTGCAGATGATGGTGGAAGCGGACATCGCGCGCCTGCACTCGCTCGCGAAGGTTTAGCATGCGCGCGCTCGTCACCGGCGCGAGCGGTTTCGTTGGCGGCTATCTCACGCGCGCGCTGGCCGAAGCCGGCTACGACGTCTGCGCCGCCGGCGGTCCGCACGACGCCGATATGTTGGCCATCGATCTCGCCGACGAAGATTCGCTGCACGCGGCGTTCGATATCGCGCGCCCCGATGTCGTGTTCCATCTCGCGGCGCAAACGTTCGTTCCCGATTCGCTCGCTTCGCCGCTCGCAACCTACGATGCGAACGTGCTCGGAACCGCGAGATTGCTGAGCGCCCTGCGGGCGTACCGCGAGCGAACCAAGCACGATCCGCGGCTGCTCTTCACGAGTTCCGCGGAAGTCTACGGCCGGCAGGCCGACGACGCGTTCCCGCTGCGCGAATCGCTCGCGCCGAATCCGGCGAATCCGTATGCGGCGAGCAAGGCTGCGGCCGAAGCCGTCGTGCTGGGTGAGGTTCGCAGCTACAGCATCGACGCGATCGTCACGCGCGCGTTCAATCACATCGGGCCGGGGCAAAGCGACCGTTTCGTCGTCGCGTCGTTCGCGGCGCAACTGGCGCGCATCGCGTGCGGCGGCGACTCGAAGCTCATGGTCGGCAACCTCAGCGCGCAGCGCGATTTTCTCGATGTGCGCGACGTGGTTGCGGCGTACGTTGCGCTCGCGAAAGACGGCGTCGCCGGCGCGACCTACAACGTGTGCAGCGGCGCGCCGACGAGCATCCAAACCGTTCTGCGCGAACTCATCCTCGCCGCACG
This genomic window from Candidatus Baltobacteraceae bacterium contains:
- a CDS encoding PilZ domain-containing protein → MAAGLSYTKPMLSDLLGWFTGKDVNRRKYSRKRKPYRATFSIDGGVTQKPAIGLDISGGGLCVLTQESVGRDEFEVRATLDNRLVRVRAKSVWQDTVSHQGKSVWRYGMRFTGVSADDWDAIVRYANDEAVEDSNKAQEELTTVRMTPDDANRLLPTKLQQRLLQMLVDRRRLAPLKESVTPLVQYFYSGVVRQEGKMMHRLTIQSKVVGGEGGELFETRFVFDDRGDTILILN
- the gmd gene encoding GDP-mannose 4,6-dehydratase — translated: MGKTALITGVTGQDGSYLAELLLEQGYRVVGMTRRTSTDVHERIAHIVDDIEFVSGDLLDQSSITAIVAKIKPDEVYNLAAQSFVPTSWNQPVLTGEFTALGATRVLEAIRSVDTKIRFYQASSSEMFGKVQAVPQNEDTPFYPRSPYGVAKVYGHWITINYRESYDMFAVSGILFNHESPRRGKEFVTRKISDAVARIKLGLANELRLGNLDAQRDWGFAGDYVRAMWLMLQQDAPDDYVVATGRTHTVREFCRIAFEAAELGSYEKYVKVDQRFIRPAEVELLIGDPAKAKRQLGWAPEVSFEALVQMMVEADIARLHSLAKV
- a CDS encoding cobalamin-dependent protein (Presence of a B(12) (cobalamin)-binding domain implies dependence on cobalamin itself, in one of its several forms, or in some unusual lineages, dependence on a cobalamin-like analog.), coding for KTHAMSMDEVDELIRERLGRKIRIAGACIGTDAHTVGIDAILNMKGYKGDYGLERYHMFDVFNLGSQVSVEEFVHFAKEKEIDAILASQVVTQKGSDIKNFTALVELLEAESLRDRIVLCCGGPRVTNLMATELGYDAGFGRGTLPSEVAAFIATELIHAHASTSSA
- a CDS encoding GDP-mannose 4,6-dehydratase, whose product is MRALVTGASGFVGGYLTRALAEAGYDVCAAGGPHDADMLAIDLADEDSLHAAFDIARPDVVFHLAAQTFVPDSLASPLATYDANVLGTARLLSALRAYRERTKHDPRLLFTSSAEVYGRQADDAFPLRESLAPNPANPYAASKAAAEAVVLGEVRSYSIDAIVTRAFNHIGPGQSDRFVVASFAAQLARIACGGDSKLMVGNLSAQRDFLDVRDVVAAYVALAKDGVAGATYNVCSGAPTSIQTVLRELILAARVPVEVREDPTRMRPSDVPVFYGSNESLRATTAWQPHIPLRQSLREIYDTAQAHASTSSA